From Lolium perenne isolate Kyuss_39 chromosome 5, Kyuss_2.0, whole genome shotgun sequence, a single genomic window includes:
- the LOC127325903 gene encoding protein PIN-LIKES 7 produces MGFLSMLLVASMPIIQVLLIGVIGAFLASGYSKVLTASARRDMNKVVFTVFTPSLIFASLAKTVTLSDVISWWFMPVNIAITFLLGSALGWIACKILKPPPHLRGLIIAFCSSGNLGNLLLIVVPAVCDEDGNPFGNDRSQCRSRGLSYSSLSMALGGLFIWTYTYSLMQKSGKLYHKMQSKSIQCPADSDEEHLEQFKEHAESAHNDEEAALPASAGPDEHDDGNHMEAPLLSCESEVTDKGFWTKLKEAVHQLAEELMAPPTISAIIGFVVGLVPWLKSLLIGDGAPLRVVQDSLELMGNGTIPCITLILGGNLTQGLRKSVLKRSVIVAIVCIRYVALPVIGIAVVHAARGVGFLPHDPLYRYVLMMQFALPPAMNIGTMAQLFDVGQEECSVIFLWTYLVAAVALTTWSTVFLSILS; encoded by the exons ATGGGGTTCTTGTCGATGCTCCTGGTGGCTTCCATGCCCATCATCCAGGTGCTGCTCATCGGCGTCATCGGGGCGTTCCTCGCCTCCGGCTACAGCAAAGTCCTCACGGCCAGCGCCCGCAGGGACATGAACAAG GTTGTCTTCACGGTCTTCACCCCTTCTCTGATTTTCGCGAGCCTCGCCAAGACAGTCACGCTGTCGGACGTCATCTCTTG GTGGTTCATGCCAGTGAACATAGCAATCACATTCCTCCTCGGCAGCGCTTTGGGATGGATAGCGTGCAAGATCCTGAAGCCGCCGCCGCATTTGCGAGGCCTGATCATCGCCTTCTGTTCATCAG GAAATCTCGGGAACCTGCTGCTGATCGTTGTCCCGGCCGTCTGCGACGAAGATGGCAACCCGTTTGGGAACGATCGTAGCCAGTGCCGCTCCCGTGGGCTTTCCTACTCCTCACTATCCATGGCT CTTGGTGGGCTCTTCATATGGACGTACACCTACAGCCTGATGCAGAAGTCCGGCAAgctgtaccacaagatgcagtccaagagcatccagtgcccggccgacagcgacgaggagcaccTGGAGCAATTCAAGGAGCATGCTGAGTCCGCCCACAACGACGAGGAAGCGGCTCTCCCGGCGTCAGCTGGACCTGACGAGCACGATGACGGGAACCATATG GAGGCTCCGCTTCTGTCGTGTGAGAGCGAGGTCACCGACAAGGGCTTCTGGACGAAGCTCAAGGAGGCCGTgcaccagctcgccgaggagctCATGGCGCCGCCGACCATATCTGCG ATAATCGGATTCGTCGTTGGCCTAGTTCCATGGCTGAAATCGCTGCTCATCGGCGACGGTGCCCCTCTCAGAGTCGTCCAGGATTCTCTCGAATTGATGGG CAACGGGACCATACCTTGCATCACCCTCATCCTCGGCGGAAACCTGACGCAAGGGCTGCGGAAGTCGGTGCTGAAGCGCTCGGTGATCGTGGCGATCGTGTGCATACGCTACGTGGCGCTGCCGGTGATCGGAATCGCCGTTGTCCACGCCGCGCGCGGCGTCGGGTTCCTGCCCCACGACCCGCTGTACCGGTACGTGCTGATGATGCAGTTCGCGCTGCCCCCCGCCATGAACATCGGGACCATGGCGCAGCTCTTCGACGTGGGGCAGGAGGAGTGCTCCGTGATCTTCCTCTG